In Eubalaena glacialis isolate mEubGla1 chromosome 2, mEubGla1.1.hap2.+ XY, whole genome shotgun sequence, a single genomic region encodes these proteins:
- the MAX gene encoding protein max isoform X2 translates to MSDNDDIEVESDADKRAHHNALERKRRDHIKDSFHSLRDSVPSLQGEKASRAQILDKATEYIQYMRRKNHTHQQDIDDLKRQNALLEQQVRALEKARSSAQLQTNYPSSDNSLYTNAKGSTISAFDGGSDSSSESEPEEPQSRKKLRMEAS, encoded by the exons ATGAGCGATAACGATGACATCGAGGTGGAGAGCGAC GCTGACAAACGGGCTCATCATAATGCACTGGAACGAAAACGTAGGGACCACATCAAAGACAGCTTTCACAGTTTGCGGGACTCGGTCCCATCACTCCAAGGAGAGAAG GCATCCCGGGCCCAAATCCTAGACAAAGCCACAGAGTATATCCAGTATATGCGAAGGAAAAACCACACACACCAGCAAGATATTGATGACCTCAAGCGGCAGAATGCTCTTCTGGAGCAGCAAG TCCGTGCACTGGAGAAGGCGAGGTCGAGTGCCCAACTGCAGACCAACTACCCCTCCTCAGACAACAGCCTCTACACCAACGCCAAGGGCAGCACCATCTCTGCCTTCGATGGGGGCTCAGACTCCAGCTCGGAGTCGGAGCCCGAAGAGCCCCAAAGCAGGAAGAAGCTCCGGATGGAGGCCAGCTAA
- the MAX gene encoding protein max isoform X1, translated as MSDNDDIEVESDEEQPRFQSAADKRAHHNALERKRRDHIKDSFHSLRDSVPSLQGEKASRAQILDKATEYIQYMRRKNHTHQQDIDDLKRQNALLEQQVRALEKARSSAQLQTNYPSSDNSLYTNAKGSTISAFDGGSDSSSESEPEEPQSRKKLRMEAS; from the exons ATGAGCGATAACGATGACATCGAGGTGGAGAGCGAC GAAGAGCAACCGAGGTTTCAATCTGCG GCTGACAAACGGGCTCATCATAATGCACTGGAACGAAAACGTAGGGACCACATCAAAGACAGCTTTCACAGTTTGCGGGACTCGGTCCCATCACTCCAAGGAGAGAAG GCATCCCGGGCCCAAATCCTAGACAAAGCCACAGAGTATATCCAGTATATGCGAAGGAAAAACCACACACACCAGCAAGATATTGATGACCTCAAGCGGCAGAATGCTCTTCTGGAGCAGCAAG TCCGTGCACTGGAGAAGGCGAGGTCGAGTGCCCAACTGCAGACCAACTACCCCTCCTCAGACAACAGCCTCTACACCAACGCCAAGGGCAGCACCATCTCTGCCTTCGATGGGGGCTCAGACTCCAGCTCGGAGTCGGAGCCCGAAGAGCCCCAAAGCAGGAAGAAGCTCCGGATGGAGGCCAGCTAA
- the MAX gene encoding protein max isoform X3, which yields MSDNDDIEVESDEEQPRFQSAADKRAHHNALERKRRDHIKDSFHSLRDSVPSLQGEKASRAQILDKATEYIQYMRRKNHTHQQDIDDLKRQNALLEQQGALLVVGVTPGIRCLKRALRSLNWSVLCKRHRDSRCSGTVSAPRCQR from the exons ATGAGCGATAACGATGACATCGAGGTGGAGAGCGAC GAAGAGCAACCGAGGTTTCAATCTGCG GCTGACAAACGGGCTCATCATAATGCACTGGAACGAAAACGTAGGGACCACATCAAAGACAGCTTTCACAGTTTGCGGGACTCGGTCCCATCACTCCAAGGAGAGAAG GCATCCCGGGCCCAAATCCTAGACAAAGCCACAGAGTATATCCAGTATATGCGAAGGAAAAACCACACACACCAGCAAGATATTGATGACCTCAAGCGGCAGAATGCTCTTCTGGAGCAGCAAG GTGCTCTGCTTGTCGTAGGGGTCACACCTGGCATCAGGTGTCTCAAAAGAGCTTTGAGGTCCCTGAATTGGAGTGTGCTGTGTAAGCGCCACAGAGACTCCAGGTGTTCAGGGACAGTGAGCGCTCCCCGTTGTCAACGGTAG